One window of Solwaraspora sp. WMMA2056 genomic DNA carries:
- a CDS encoding transglycosylase domain-containing protein gives MNSYGEPHSASGRAYGSGTGGGYGSEPDDHRWSHGPDDAGQARSRARRADADAGWHGGDAPAGPGTPGRASVGGSAPVSGGRASVGGSAPVSGGRASVGGSAPAGRASAGRASVGGSAGRASVGGVAPVSGGRASVGGVAPVSGSASVGGSAGRAGVGRATVGRASVRPVSPAGGFGGGPGGPDGPGGPGGPGGPGGPGGPGGPGGPGRRGRGGRNDPAAIKKAKQRRRINLLIASFAILIMLTGGAVVGGTYYTTTVALPEELPLPLASSIYANDGNTRIAKLGEFNRVFVPVEQIPEHVQQAVASAEDRKFYDHSGIDYVGIARAAWNNFTGGSRQGASTITQQYARNAMDLQEVSYARKVREAVLASKLNDKYEKHEIMGFYLNTIYFGRGAYGIEAAAQQYFGKSVADLSVAEGAVIAAVIKQPEPDATTGHQGFDPAVNEAEAQGRWGYVLDGMVEKGWLPAAERPTEYPEVKVVDPNSCIIDCGINTPEGNVINYVRDEMVQLGICTPDTCSAELRQGGYKITTTIDPKMQDALEKAIWRQAEGSAMDGQPENLMAAMVAIEPSTGRVLAYFGGDNGTGHDYAGRNYENGQWTGGHSPGSTFKIYTLAAALDNDISVDSRWTAKPFKVEGTEIEVQNAGRNASCGEYCTLEESTVQSYNVPFYHVTEQIGADKVVGMAKAAGINTMWNTADNKPYDLTSVDPKEVAPSPFFNVVGYGQYPVTVLDHANGVATLANRGVYNKAHFVVSVEQKNLTTGEWLNVGGEQLKPEQRIRQEVVADLTDVLTKIPDNINKDLSGGRAVAGKTGTWELDESSGENGDAWMVGYTPQIAAAVWVGNVGDRKAIRDKNNNKIGGSGLPATIWQRFMNEAHKGMDLERFPAARQIGSVDAGNGKSPAPPTPEPGRGGVCDGPLGVIFCPDGTPPANGQGNNGGQGNNGGQGNGDNGDGTDPNSGGQDGGGDGTGFNFGGGGGGVTTLPTPTG, from the coding sequence ACTCGTACGGCGAACCCCACTCCGCCTCCGGGCGTGCCTATGGATCAGGCACCGGCGGCGGATACGGATCAGAGCCGGATGACCACCGCTGGAGCCACGGCCCGGACGATGCCGGACAGGCACGTTCCCGCGCCCGGCGGGCCGACGCGGACGCCGGATGGCACGGCGGCGACGCCCCCGCCGGGCCGGGTACGCCCGGCCGGGCCTCGGTCGGTGGCAGCGCCCCGGTCAGCGGCGGCCGCGCCTCGGTCGGTGGCAGCGCCCCGGTCAGCGGCGGCCGCGCCTCGGTCGGTGGCAGCGCCCCGGCGGGTCGGGCCTCGGCGGGTCGGGCCTCGGTCGGTGGTTCGGCGGGCCGCGCCTCGGTCGGCGGCGTGGCCCCGGTCAGCGGTGGCCGCGCCTCGGTCGGTGGGGTGGCCCCGGTCAGCGGCAGCGCGTCCGTCGGTGGCAGCGCCGGCCGCGCCGGAGTCGGCCGGGCGACGGTCGGGCGGGCCAGCGTACGCCCGGTCTCGCCTGCCGGCGGATTCGGCGGCGGTCCCGGCGGCCCGGACGGGCCGGGTGGGCCCGGCGGACCCGGCGGACCGGGTGGTCCCGGCGGACCGGGTGGTCCCGGCGGACCGGGTCGGCGCGGCCGTGGCGGCCGCAACGATCCCGCCGCGATCAAGAAGGCCAAGCAGCGGCGGCGGATCAACCTGCTGATCGCCTCCTTCGCCATCCTGATCATGCTCACCGGTGGCGCGGTGGTCGGTGGGACCTACTACACGACCACGGTGGCCCTGCCGGAGGAGCTGCCGTTGCCGTTGGCCAGTTCGATCTACGCCAACGACGGCAACACCCGCATCGCCAAGCTCGGCGAGTTCAACCGGGTCTTCGTGCCGGTGGAGCAGATCCCGGAGCACGTGCAGCAGGCGGTCGCCTCGGCCGAGGACCGCAAGTTCTACGACCACTCCGGCATCGACTACGTCGGCATCGCCCGCGCCGCGTGGAACAACTTCACCGGCGGCAGCCGGCAGGGTGCCTCCACGATCACCCAGCAGTACGCGCGTAACGCGATGGACCTGCAGGAGGTCTCCTACGCGCGGAAGGTCCGTGAGGCGGTGCTCGCCTCGAAGCTGAACGACAAGTACGAAAAGCACGAGATCATGGGGTTCTACCTGAACACCATCTACTTCGGCCGGGGCGCGTACGGCATCGAGGCCGCCGCCCAGCAGTACTTCGGCAAGTCGGTCGCCGACCTGTCGGTCGCCGAAGGTGCGGTGATCGCCGCCGTGATCAAGCAGCCCGAGCCGGACGCCACCACCGGTCACCAGGGCTTCGACCCGGCGGTCAACGAGGCCGAGGCCCAGGGGCGTTGGGGCTACGTGCTCGACGGCATGGTGGAGAAGGGCTGGCTGCCAGCTGCCGAACGACCGACCGAGTACCCCGAGGTCAAGGTGGTCGACCCGAACAGCTGCATCATCGACTGTGGGATCAACACGCCGGAAGGCAACGTGATCAACTATGTCCGGGACGAGATGGTGCAGCTGGGCATCTGCACCCCGGACACCTGTTCCGCCGAGCTCCGGCAGGGCGGTTACAAGATCACGACGACGATCGACCCGAAGATGCAGGACGCGCTGGAGAAGGCCATCTGGCGGCAGGCCGAGGGCTCGGCGATGGACGGCCAGCCGGAGAACCTGATGGCGGCGATGGTCGCGATCGAGCCCAGCACCGGCCGGGTGCTCGCCTACTTCGGCGGCGACAACGGCACCGGCCACGACTACGCCGGGCGCAACTACGAGAACGGCCAGTGGACCGGCGGTCACTCGCCCGGCTCGACGTTCAAGATCTACACCCTGGCCGCCGCGCTGGACAACGACATCTCGGTCGACTCGCGGTGGACCGCCAAGCCGTTCAAGGTCGAGGGCACCGAGATCGAGGTGCAGAACGCCGGCCGCAACGCCAGCTGCGGTGAGTACTGCACGCTCGAAGAGTCCACCGTCCAGTCGTACAACGTGCCGTTCTACCACGTCACGGAGCAGATCGGCGCGGACAAGGTCGTCGGCATGGCCAAGGCCGCCGGCATCAACACGATGTGGAACACCGCCGACAACAAGCCCTACGACCTGACGAGCGTCGACCCCAAGGAGGTCGCGCCGTCGCCGTTCTTCAACGTCGTCGGGTACGGGCAGTACCCCGTGACGGTGCTCGACCACGCCAACGGGGTGGCCACCCTGGCCAACCGGGGTGTCTACAACAAGGCCCACTTCGTGGTCTCGGTCGAGCAGAAGAACCTCACCACCGGCGAGTGGCTCAACGTCGGTGGCGAGCAGCTCAAGCCGGAGCAGCGGATCCGGCAGGAGGTCGTCGCGGACCTCACCGACGTACTGACCAAGATCCCCGACAACATCAACAAGGATCTCAGCGGCGGGCGGGCCGTCGCCGGCAAGACCGGTACCTGGGAGCTCGACGAATCCAGCGGCGAGAACGGTGACGCCTGGATGGTCGGCTACACCCCGCAGATCGCCGCCGCCGTCTGGGTCGGCAACGTCGGAGACCGCAAGGCGATCCGCGACAAGAACAACAACAAGATCGGCGGTAGCGGGCTGCCCGCCACCATCTGGCAGCGGTTCATGAACGAGGCGCACAAGGGCATGGACCTGGAGCGCTTCCCGGCGGCCCGGCAGATCGGCAGCGTCGACGCCGGCAACGGCAAGTCGCCGGCCCCACCGACACCGGAGCCGGGCCGGGGCGGCGTCTGTGACGGGCCGTTGGGCGTCATCTTCTGCCCCGACGGCACCCCGCCGGCCAACGGCCAGGGCAACAACGGTGGCCAGGGCAACAACGGCGGCCAGGGCAACGGTGACAACGGTGACGGCACCGATCCCAACAGCGGAGGGCAGGACGGCGGCGGCGACGGCACCGGATTCAACTTCGGTGGCGGTGGCGGCGGCGTGACGACGCTGCCGACCCCGACCGGCTGA